The following coding sequences are from one Novosphingobium sp. Gsoil 351 window:
- a CDS encoding ATP-binding cassette domain-containing protein codes for MGPEIRFENVTRRFGSVTAVDAVDLTIAPGSFVALVGESGSGKSTLLRAINRLDEGAARAGRVFIGGDDTGAAPLTALRRRIGYVFQSIGLFPHMTAAANVAVGRRARGEDLSAAEIAALLDQVGLSTDFASRMPRELSGGQAQRVGIARALAIEPEILLLDEPFAALDPVTRDALGKTVRALHETRGLTSILVTHDMAEAMLLADRVIVLAAGGIVADATPADLASGRGGAVAEALVAVPREQARRIAELGE; via the coding sequence ATGGGCCCCGAAATTCGCTTCGAAAACGTCACCCGCCGCTTTGGCTCGGTAACCGCGGTGGATGCGGTCGATCTCACAATCGCGCCGGGCAGTTTCGTCGCGCTGGTCGGCGAATCGGGATCGGGCAAGTCGACCCTGTTGCGCGCAATCAACCGGCTCGACGAGGGTGCGGCGCGCGCCGGGCGGGTTTTCATTGGCGGCGACGATACCGGCGCCGCCCCGCTGACCGCGCTGCGGCGCCGGATCGGTTATGTTTTCCAGTCGATCGGCCTGTTCCCGCACATGACCGCGGCCGCGAATGTCGCGGTTGGACGCCGCGCGCGCGGCGAGGATTTGAGCGCCGCTGAAATCGCCGCATTGCTCGATCAGGTCGGGCTATCCACCGATTTCGCCAGCCGAATGCCGCGCGAGCTATCGGGCGGTCAGGCACAACGCGTCGGCATCGCCCGCGCGCTGGCGATCGAACCCGAAATCCTGCTGCTCGACGAGCCGTTTGCTGCGCTCGATCCGGTCACCCGCGACGCACTGGGCAAGACCGTGCGCGCGCTCCACGAAACGCGAGGGCTCACCTCGATCCTCGTCACCCACGACATGGCCGAGGCGATGTTGCTGGCTGATCGGGTGATCGTGCTCGCCGCGGGCGGGATCGTGGCAGATGCCACCCCCGCCGACCTGGCCTCAGGACGGGGCGGAGCAGTCGCCGAGGCGCTGGTCGCGGTTCCGCGCGAGCAGGCCCGGCGGATCGCCGAGCTGGGCGAATGA
- a CDS encoding ABC transporter permease/substrate-binding protein — MSRFGTTLWGLRDELAAHLVLSFAALALGIAIALPLIVAAARNPHAARVALGLASLVQTMPALALLALFYPLLLSLSVLVGGGIPALGFLPALLALALYAVLPILHNGVAALRGLDPAVREAADAMGLTPGQKLRWIEAPLVAPLVLAGIRTAAVWTVGAGPLATTVGATSLGNPIFAGLQTQDWVLVLAGCAAAAGLALATDGVLVLVERGVAQRRPALAWLGLALVALALGWALVPARAEQRPTLVVGAKNFSEQYILARLIGTRLDEAGFAVSYREGLGSAVVFKALESGDIDVYVDYAGTLWTSELRRTDSPAPEAMRAGLAAYLTKPGGARLLGTLGFENAYAFAMKPDVAKARGIASLQDLVRAAPDLTLGTDLEFLDRPEWRAVESAYLLRFRQSKRYSPTFMYRALASDDADVITAFSSDGRIAADGLTVLSDPSRAIPNYDALLLVSGKCAADPRCFAALRPLIGRIPVAAMREANYRVDRDDAKQTPESAASWLATTLGLAR, encoded by the coding sequence ATGAGCCGGTTCGGGACCACGCTATGGGGACTGCGCGACGAGTTGGCCGCGCACCTCGTGCTCTCGTTCGCCGCGCTGGCGCTGGGTATCGCAATCGCGCTGCCGCTGATCGTCGCGGCGGCGCGCAACCCCCATGCCGCGCGCGTCGCGCTGGGGCTGGCGAGTCTGGTCCAGACCATGCCTGCGCTGGCACTGCTGGCGCTGTTCTATCCACTGCTGCTCTCCCTGTCGGTCTTGGTCGGCGGCGGCATCCCGGCGCTCGGCTTCCTCCCCGCGCTGCTGGCGTTGGCGCTCTATGCGGTGCTGCCGATCCTCCACAACGGCGTCGCCGCCCTGCGTGGGCTCGATCCGGCGGTGCGCGAGGCGGCGGATGCGATGGGGCTGACGCCGGGGCAGAAATTGCGCTGGATCGAGGCTCCGCTGGTCGCACCTCTGGTGCTGGCGGGCATACGCACCGCCGCGGTGTGGACCGTCGGCGCTGGGCCCCTGGCGACTACCGTGGGAGCGACCAGCCTGGGCAACCCGATCTTCGCCGGACTCCAGACCCAGGACTGGGTGCTGGTGTTGGCCGGGTGCGCTGCCGCGGCGGGGCTGGCGCTGGCGACCGACGGGGTGCTGGTGCTGGTCGAAAGGGGTGTCGCCCAGCGCCGCCCCGCCCTCGCCTGGCTAGGTCTCGCGCTGGTCGCGCTGGCGCTCGGCTGGGCGCTGGTTCCGGCGCGCGCCGAGCAGCGTCCCACCCTGGTCGTCGGCGCCAAGAACTTCTCCGAACAGTACATCCTCGCGCGCCTGATCGGAACGCGGTTGGATGAGGCCGGGTTCGCGGTCAGCTATCGCGAGGGCCTCGGTTCGGCGGTGGTGTTCAAGGCGCTGGAGAGCGGGGACATCGACGTCTACGTCGATTACGCCGGAACGTTGTGGACCAGCGAGCTGAGGCGCACCGACTCCCCTGCCCCCGAGGCGATGCGGGCCGGACTGGCAGCCTATCTGACCAAGCCCGGCGGGGCGCGGCTGCTGGGGACGCTGGGGTTCGAGAACGCCTATGCGTTCGCGATGAAGCCCGATGTCGCCAAGGCGCGCGGCATCGCTTCTCTGCAGGACCTAGTCCGCGCTGCGCCCGATCTGACGCTCGGCACCGACCTCGAGTTCCTCGACCGCCCCGAATGGCGCGCGGTCGAAAGCGCCTACCTGCTGCGATTCCGCCAGAGCAAGCGTTACAGCCCGACCTTCATGTACCGCGCACTGGCGAGCGACGACGCCGACGTCATCACCGCGTTCAGCTCCGACGGACGGATCGCCGCCGATGGCCTGACCGTGCTGAGCGACCCCTCTCGCGCCATTCCCAACTACGATGCGCTGCTGCTCGTCTCGGGCAAGTGTGCCGCCGACCCGCGCTGCTTCGCCGCCTTGCGCCCGCTGATCGGCCGCATCCCGGTGGCGGCGATGCGCGAGGCGAATTACCGGGTCGATCGGGACGACGCGAAGCAAACCCCCGAATCTGCCGCAAGCTGGCTCGCGACAACGCTGGGACTGGCGCGCTGA